ATATAGATTGGGCTTCATTAcagttcacttttttttttttttttttaaatttcttttcaatCCTGATATAACTAAATAAATGATGAGGCGCCTAATCTGTCAGTTCGTAAAAACTCATATAGCTATAAATACCAAATACTTTCAAGCTTGCAGAATCAAAAGTCCAATGAATTGAAACACTTACTTAAGTTAGAgccaatatgtatatatacacatcaactGTTCTAAGCTATGCACAAAAAGAACCAAAGAAAACCCTCCAGTGTTGAGAATAATAGATGATGGGCTTCCAGAACTAAAGCAATGCACCATCATCAACACACTTTTGCCTGCCTGGCTTTCAGTCACCTTCAAAACCATGTTTTCCCTCCGTGTTAAGATTAAATGACCTTTTTGATAGTGCTGGGCTTCCATCGCGTTGCCATCCAAAACGAATGCAAATAAATTATCAACTTTGCATTGCTTGTGAGATGGCTAGCACATCAATCAGATCATGCTTCACTTAAACAGGCGGCGTCTCATCCCTAGTCTCTCCTCCGAGCAATGGCTTCATGTTGGCTTTTGTATTTGGGGAAAGTTCTTCTTCAACTTCATCAAACAAGTCCTTACTGTTCAAGAAGATCCCTGTCCAAGAATACCTAGAAATGAATACAGGCTACAACTTCTAGTAATCACTCAATAGTTGACCTTTTATAGAAACAGATACAGcatgagttttttttattttattttctttccgtTTCTTGATTCAAAAACTTCTTTGTTAAAAAAAcagtttgaaatttttttttcttccctctaTACCACCCCACTGATAAGATCATTTCAATCTTAAGAATACATTGAATTAACACTCATGACACCATTTGTGTAAggcagaaaaaataaaattaggagACAAATCTTTTCAAGAGCAAAAAATATGGAGGGCTGCTATCAACTGGACATGGCGAGTGCAGGATACAATCTAACCAAGAACAACTTTTACAAATTTTTTACGACAGTTGCTGTTACTCACCTAGAAACCACATGACGGCAGCAAGAAAGAAGATGGATGTCAGAACAATTGCAGTTAGTCTCCAATTATTCACATGATCCTGTATATGATTGTCGTTCAAGTCAATAATAACATCAATTTACAAATGCAGAAGCAACAGTTTGAAAGCATGGCAAGTTCTGCTCCCAAAGTGATACAAGCTTTCAATTTGGCAGAATCTATGCCATCTTTTGCAAGTTGAAACTTCACTTAAACTTTTGCAGCATTAAAAATAGACATTACAACATTAATGATATATCTAATTAtcaacaaatttatttattctatGTGCATGGATTACTTCACTTTTTCACAAACATGAGCAAATTAACTtcactaaaaaaagaaaacaactccACTTTTTCATGAACATGAACAAATTAACTtcactaaaaaaaaagaaaacaaaaaatggaatATAACTGAGAAGAACTTGGAGACACACCTCGAAGACCCCAACTAGTGGTGCAGAAGGTACATCACCAAAGATGTGGATTGAGACGGTTGACATAGCAATAGATAATGGCCTCAAACTTGGCTTGACACAATGTAGACATACATAGTTGACTGGAGCCTGCGAACAAATTATACTTGCAAGATAAATTCTCTAAATTATTGCAATTAATTCATCATGCACTGAGTGCCAAAACTAGAAAACGCATGCACAAGAACGCGCCAAGGCTTACACTAACATATTTCTACCAGCGTTCGCTTATGGCTAATTAATACATATCTTATACAAGGCCAGGGACCAAGGAAAAGCAACTTTCATGAAGAACTAGGTTTAAATGTCATAAACAACTTGAATCCAGTCATTCTTtcaacatgcaaaataaaaaagcaaCAGCAAGACTTACAAGAACATTAGGCTAAACAGCAAAAAATCAATGCCACTTCCACAGTTATCATTACCTGCGTGGCAAAGACAAGTATCTGACCCACCAAGAATAGGGCTAGGAATCCATACAAGCTCTTAAGGCAGAAAGAAGTCAAGCAAAAAATTCCACCCACAAATACTGCCCCAGAGAGAAGCTGCCACAGAAACAGAGTAGGGAATTATGATACCATCCACAACAATAATTTACCATCAAGAAAAATGCACTACTACACAAACTCTACTAGGTTAGACGTATTACATACAGAATACTGTTGATGGAATTAAGTTCTCCTAGGTAAAAGGCTATTCCTGGAACTCATTGTGAGATATAAATATTTACCTTAAAAGCATTTGAGATGGTAGCATTAATGCTATCAAGAACGAAACCCCCACCAAGTGTTCCCACAATTCCACCAATAACTGTAACCCCACCAAACATCATATCGGCATTATTCTGTCAGAGGAGGCAGCACCAATCAGGGTCTAAGACTTTGTTGCATAGTATAAAACGACAACTTGCAGTAATATAAGAGACACATAGGATGCAAAGATTGAAATGAAAAGAGAACCACTTCAAAGCAAGTGGCATTACcatatgatatatattataaCCAGCCTTTGGCCCCCAGTATGAATATGCTCCAATGACAAAGTTGTACAATATGTACCCTGCCAAACAAGAAGCTTGTTAGAGAAATAAAGTTCCCAAGAATTTTAGGCGTTATGACAAAAGTATCCCTTGTTGGTGTCCTGAGGTGAGGATGATAGGCCCTAGAATCAGATTCTCAGAAAGAAGATATTCCGGTTGAAGAAGAGCACTTGATAGGTTCCTAAGTAATTAGTACCGTGCAATTCATAGTTCGCTATCTAAGTGACCCTGGTTTTTTTCATGGACTTTTAAGTAGAGACTTCATTAACTATGAGGCCTGACAAGTTTCACATCAAACTAACTATTAGAAGATCAAATAGAACTAATGCGAACATAGAAATAAGAATTTAGCGAGCTATTTTAATTTCCACATCCTTAACCAAACAGCCCCACAAGCCTAACTATTCTTGAAAGCCAACCATATAACTACAGAACCTAACATCTACAGCAGTCAGCAACGGTATCCAGGCTATTGTTCACTTCAACATGAAGAGCCCATGATGGGAACTTTCCACATCCATATTTTACTCTTAACTCTGCTCCACATTAGTACATGTTTTATGTTTAGTGTTGGGGCCATTAGAAAATTCCAGTAACTTATCCTGAAGAATCAACTTCTCTTTCCACTTGAATAATAACTGATTAAACCCTAAAGTTATGATGCCAAAATTCCTTTTCTCAAACCGATTCCTGACCTCAATCCCTAAGTTTTTAAACCCTAGCCCTCTTCAAAATACATGTTGACAATTTCATTGAATCTATTATCAACATGAGTGAAGAATTAGAAATTCACAGGGAAACATTTGAAAAGGTCAATTCTTGAAATTTGTACCCAtagcatatacaagtttttagAGTAATAAAGTATATCCAGGTATGGGATTAGAGAAGACATACCTAAAACATTTATGACATAAACTGGATCAGCCAGAAGCACTTTCATATCGTTCAAAAATCTTGAAAGCTGATTCATAATTGAAGACCCAATCTTTGACCTTCCATCCAACAGAAGGGATTATCAAGAATTCCTAATGCATGCAATGATTAAACTGTCAAGGATATACATATAAGAAACATACTCACTTGTCAGATTTAGAAGAGGCCTGGCTGTGAATAGCCTCATTGCCATTTGTGCTTGGGACCTCTGAAATGCAAGGAGAAAACCATTTATGAATTATGACTTTTGACAAGGTCAATTTCAATATAATAAAAAGATGATTTATAGAATTGATTTATACTACAAGAAACAGGAATAAAGTTGATAATGCAGCACCTTCAGTTGCAGAAGCAGCGGTCTCAACTGATATTAATGCTTGTTTTGATTCAACATGAGCAAAACCTGTATTATAAGTTTTAAGAAAGGGTAAAAATGTAGCATGAAGCAACAAATATCAGAAGGCTTTAAAAATCAGGATGCATTCCTGAAAAATGCACCTTTTAACTGCAAAGGTTTCATAACAAAACCCATAATAGCAAACGGAAGCATCAAAATTGCTTCTGCCCAGAATGCATAGCGCCAGTTGAAATGGCTCCCCACCTAAGTATAAATATCATCATAAATACTATTAAAATGGTTCCATTATAAAATTTAACAGAATATTAAAGAAGTATGCAACCAGATGAACAAACGCAAAGAATAGAATCATTGTAATAAATGAAAGAATTAATTTAAAtgcaagaaaagagagaaaattgtACT
The window above is part of the Tripterygium wilfordii isolate XIE 37 chromosome 3, ASM1340144v1, whole genome shotgun sequence genome. Proteins encoded here:
- the LOC119993466 gene encoding probable sphingolipid transporter spinster homolog 2; its protein translation is MAEVETQHHSKPTTQVSPQPPAPIPLATMAAKDSPSKPSWFTPKRLLAMFCVINLLNYIDRGAIASNGVNGSLGICDEKGICTSGSGIQGDFKLNNFQDGVLSSAFMVGLLVASPIFASMAKSHNPFRLIGVGLSVWTFATAACGCSFNFWTIAICRMLVGVGEASFISLAAPFIDDNAPVSQKTAWLAVFYMCIPTGVALGYVYGGVVGSHFNWRYAFWAEAILMLPFAIMGFVMKPLQLKGFAHVESKQALISVETAASATEEVPSTNGNEAIHSQASSKSDKSKIGSSIMNQLSRFLNDMKVLLADPVYVINVLGYILYNFVIGAYSYWGPKAGYNIYHMNNADMMFGGVTVIGGIVGTLGGGFVLDSINATISNAFKLLSGAVFVGGIFCLTSFCLKSLYGFLALFLVGQILVFATQAPVNYVCLHCVKPSLRPLSIAMSTVSIHIFGDVPSAPLVGVFEDHVNNWRLTAIVLTSIFFLAAVMWFLGIFLNSKDLFDEVEEELSPNTKANMKPLLGGETRDETPPV